TCTCATGAACCAAACAAGTCCAAAGTTGGTCATCACTAGGCTGATTCAACCTTGAATGCCCAATTATGGTCGAGCAGACTGGTCCAAAGCATTGATTTGGTGGTATAGCTCTTCAACATATGATTTAAGGGAGATTTTGTTGGAGTATTTCAAAATTCTAagcttatattttcttttcttttgtgtactttctttagtcccatattggaaAGAGATGAAATCTATCTTTTATTTGCAATGTGGCTTTTACATATTAATTTGTTTAAGGCTGAAACCCTAGCCTGCCATTGTTAGCTTtaaaaatactaattaatatTAAGATTTATTCTAGAAATTGCTTAGGAGTTACATTTATTCTCTGCCAATTGGTAGAATGGTTATACTTGGATATAGATTCTCTATCCCCAACATAGTTTGTCCATCAACAAAGTTGCATTATAGATTAGATATCTCCTATTCGATGTGATATCATGGTAACTAGAATGTTAAAATACAAACAAAATAATTAACATTACTTCAGAAATACAAATATCCTTATTTAAGAGAAAGCATCATTGATCTCTACCACAGCTTGATAGCAATGAACAAGTCACGGGCAATCCCATGGACTCCTACAATCTACCAAGTAATAGATTGGTGTACATATATaagtagtttttttttgttagagtGCTAGGTTTAGACACGTATACAGGTGACTTGAGATACATAAACCTTTCCTCTTAAATTCAGAAGTGTACCTAGCTCATAGGTGCAGAGCCCGAACTACTCATGATCTTTTTAGTGCTAGATAATAATGATGCAAGAAGATTTATTGCAGAAGTTTTTATGTAGGGTGGCTTTATTATCAATATACATGAGTGAACAGTCCCAAAAGGATCACAACAATCCATTTTTACGTTCAGTGATCACAGTGCAGTCCTCTTAACTCATGGAGCATTCAGGAGGAAGCCCCTGAGGGAATCTCTTCACATCAGTGCAGTAGTTATAAATCATGTAGTTCTCCTGCACCCATCTCAGTCTCTGCAAACTGGCGGAATCAAACTCCTGCCACATCCATGTGTTGTTAACCGaagagcaggaggaggaggaggcaccgGAAGCCCACACACATCccatggcattcaagttcctgAAGGATGCGGTGAAAGGCGCCTTCGACCAGTCGGTCTTCACCAGCCCGCCTCTCGTGGCCCAGTCATCGGCGTTCCACAGGCTCGAGTAGACCTTCATCGCCTGGTTCTTCGGGTACGCCATGCCAGCCGACTCTCTGTTCTTGAACTCTCTAATGGGTGTCCCATCCACATAGAAGCTACCACGATCGAAACCAAGCAATGCATCAGAAACCAGAGTGGCATCAAAGAGTAATCGATTAAGAGAACAAAAAAATGCTGTACTGGATTCTTAAGATGACTTACACAACGTGTTTAGGATTCCAGAGGAGGGAGTAGGTGTGGAAGTCCATGGTGGGATCAAACCAGAGGTAGAACTGCATCTCCCTGTTCCCCTTCCCTTGGGTGTACACATTGGTATGGACTACGTAAGGATCTCCACTGAGGTTACCGAGGAACTCGAAGTCGATCTCATCATGTGCCGCCCCCTGCGACGATAGCTATAgcacaaaataacacttatttCAGTCACTAATATTGATCTTAAAGCCAAAGAAAAGAGCACGAAAGAAAGCTTTAGGCCATGGAGGCAGACATACATAGTAGGCAGCGACGGTTCCAGCTGAGTTTCCTGAGACAAGCTTGATTTGCATGTCGATCTTCCCGTACAAATACTCCTTCTTTGATTGGAAGCCTGAACCCGAGGACTTGTCAAGCGACAGGGTCAGCAGCTCGCCATTGTTGAGAATTTTGGCTCGACCGTCACCCCAAGTGATATCAACATCCTGGTAGAAGTTACCAGCGAAGGAGACACTGGCTAAATGGCTAGCTAATGCCAAGAAAAGCAAGAAATTGCCAGCATTAGAACAAAGAGAGGAGGCCATGGCTGAAGCAGAGCAGTGATGTAAGTTTCAAGCTAAGAGACTTGGAAGCAAATGGGCGTATATGACTTGAAACAGAATGCAGTattatttgatatatatatagagagagaaggggagggggaaGCTCAAGAAAGGTTCCTTGGAGGAACAGTGTGGTGAGCTGGCACCAGGTGTAAGCACACCATGGGCTTCTGGAACTTTGTTTCCAGAGGCTGCTAGTTCTTGCTGGTGGCAGACCAAGAAGAGATCAATGGGCAAAGATGCGTTTATCTGATGCGCTGGGGACCCCAAACCCAAGCATTGGAGACCCTGAGGTACGGCCAtagctttttattattattattagttgTGATGAGGAGGGAGTCAAAACCATCGGCCCAGAAAACAGAAgtttatagaaattatttataaaaaaattataaaaaaataattattttttttacaaaaaatgaTGGCTACAATAAGCTGAATAATCTCTTAAGTGATTTGAAGGATCTTTATATATTTAGTGTGCAACTATATAAGCTCTATATCTTAATGTGAGTCAGCCTTCTTCTAAAAAGATACATTAATGTCTCTCAACGTGTAGCACCAATGTTGCGAGATTATTCCTAAGTTTTTGATGAGGATCCAGCAAATTTTCTGAATACAGATGCTTCCGGCTAAAGAAGGTTGGCAAGCTTTTCTATAAAATACAGTAGATAGAACTTAATTTCTTAAGTAATTCAAATATTTTGctcttttcatatttttcaatagATAGCAGCAATTAACTGATTCACAGCTCTTTTTATTGGTTGCTGGAATTTTCTGTTCCTCTATTTGGTCCATGAATCACTAGTATTAGTAGGCCATTCTTTCAGATATAGTTGTGCTTATCTTAAgctaatattaaaaagaatatGACGTAAGGAGAAACGTGTCGTTTTCTTTCACCAACTCCCCCGTCACCAACTCGAGAGCCCGTGACACCTGCTTGTTCTTTCAGCAATGGATAAGGTAATGGATCATATTACCATATTAGGTGCGATGAGATCTCTATCCAAAACTTGGCACGGCCACTAAGTTGAATGGAGCAGCcacttatccaaaatgtgaaCCATTAGCCACTAAGTTGAATCATTACTGGGATTTCATGGTTTTCTCATCAAAGCCTTAACCAATCCAATTAGATTAGGCTGGGATGCGATGTTAGAACAATTAAATTTCGGTGCGGTTGATGTGAGAAATCGATTCTTCAGTAACCCATCTTACATAACGGTGCTGTTGTTTATGTTGTAGTTAGATTATATAGTCTCTGGTTCTTGCTTAGAGGCTAACACAAAGCCCTAAGAGTTCAACCAGTCTCACAAATGGTTTAGCTTGGGTTCTAAGATTTTTTTTACAGGAAacttgggttttaaaatatagTTTTCTGTATGATTAGATATGGTCTAGATCAACCTAATCCACAATCGATGTAATGAATGATATCCCCATGTCTTTCTTCCACGAGAGGTGCACCTGTCCTTTTAATGCAGTCGATATTGCATCATTTGCACCGAATATATGGTGCTTAACCATATGGAGAGCACTTTGGTTGGCCATGCACCATGCTTGCGTTGTTTGAAGTGGAAATGGCCATATGGTCCCCGGTGACTTGGGGACTTGGACTTCAACCGAGTAGTCTGATGCAACGACTGTCTATGGCTCCATTGCATATGCTCGGGAGAGAAGTTTTGTGTAAATGTATCGCCATGTTATTAAGTATTTTGCTTTAAGTTCTTTTCTTGCCGATCTCGGTCCGCGATGTTGATTTGTCAGCGTATCGATGCAGCCTATGATAGTGTTGACCAGACAGGCAAATTCAGATGTAGTAATTCACCTAAAACTTGAAAAATGATGGCGACGAAAAGCAGGGAAGATTTGTTATTCCTCTAGAAACGTTGGGCAACGCAAATGAGCAAAGCAAAACTTAGCTTGGACCTAagcttgacccaacttgattactaccaaaaatagtattttgagTCGAACTCAAGTAGCAAAATACTCGATTGGAAAATTCACACTCATAATTgagtataaatatttttaatattattatattttgtatttataatatattattaatttaataatttaaaaatagtataatattatattttgttttaatcatattttttaattatgaccAAAACTCGAATTCGAGCTCGAGTATTGTTTGTTTTTGATCGAGTCAAGTTTGAGTTTGGATATTAAAACTCAAGTTAAATTTTGATTCTGAGTATTTTGAATCGAGTCGAGCTAGTGTCTTTAACCATTTAACTCGTCTCGGCTCGATTGCACCCTGGTAACTTCCAAACAGGTTTTATTACTATGATTCCAAGTTAGTGTTGTATTACAATAAAAGATAAAATACATTTACAATATATAAATACGTCACAAAGCAGCTCACTTTCCACTGTCCGGATGGTCTAATTGAGATGCCTCCTTATCTAAGGCCTATTTATTTGGTTACAATGGCACctcattaataaataaattctaGATCAGTTTGGAACCGAGTAATTTTAATATTCTAATGTTATATAGAATCCGTATCAATCCACCATGCCTTttagggctcatttggttcgcgggaagcattttcacTCCTAAGAATATGATTCATGGGAAGAAGATTCTTAGAAAGAGAATATCTGGaaatgtacttttggcatgtttggttaaatatgggaaagtgacagatttccaaaatgcttatgttggattgaccatccactttcttggaaaagttatgagtaattcctattatacccttaaaaaaaataggtctttaatgcctctttaatgttgaagggcctttttgggaaaaaataaagatgaagTGATTTCCGTCtaatggaaaagtaacttttccatgtttctcatgaaatgtggaaatcatattctcatggaaatacaacttttctatctctctcaattgaaaactctaactaaaAAAGAGACATCTCATTTCTTTTCTGTTAACCacactttttttccttcttttcctacgaaccaaacgagcccttaaattgaattgaatattttgcattaaattttttttatttttttccttaacTTTTCCATAAAATATTAGGTGTTCTACTTGGACTACTCTTCTTGTTAACTTGTTCGACGGGTTGCACGATGTTTAACATATAAAAGCTTTTTTACCATGATATGGAAACATTAAACCCTATTTTGCCATTAAGCTTTTTGAGAAGGCATGATGAAAATTTTAATCATATCAAACTTATTATTATGATTTCTCTGATGATTGAAGAGGGTGAAACAACGTTATAGTTTTCATGAAGATCACATAGTTAAACACCGTAGATACACCGTGAAGCAAGCCAAAAAGAGCGCGTGATGGGCCCCATTGATGATGCGAGAAGATTCGTACAGTGTTATGATCTGCACCAATCTAATAATATTGGTGTCGAGCATCAGGGAGACGAGGCAAGATTTTCTATAGCTCTGATTTAATCAATAAACATTAGGGCTATCTTAAGAACCTAAAAGAGGCACCTCTTTGTGATTAACGTAGAACGTTAAATTGACCACCCCGTCTAAATGCAAAGAAAATATTGCATCTACATTACATCgttcaaattttctttcattAGAGCTTCTCATCCTTGAAGGAAGAAAATGGACTCTTAACAAGTGGCCAAAGGAGGAGCGCTCGCCATAGAGAATTCCAGGCCCAGAGACCTGCATCGCCTTTCAAGGATGCAGCCTTTTGTGGTCAGCACAGATCAAGGCTGCATAAGAAAAAGTTACCTATACGAGCGCGCCCGAATCCTGCTCGAAAAAGACTCGGCCTCGATGATTGCATGGATATGAGATTCGGAGCTCGACACAAGGTCTGAGTCTAGCCCGCTGATCCGTATTGTTCGCAGACTCTTGGGCGAGGTTGGCCTGTCGCAGACCTGACATGTCTACAGAAAGACGAATAGCACGGCTGATTGATAGCCTTATTCGCCGTCCACCACTCTGAAACTTTCACCTGAAGAGACCATGTGTCAGTGcttcatcttcttttttctgattATGTTGACCGCACCCATCAAAAATAAGAAAGGGATGCAGCCTTCCATCAAGTCCCGTGACTTTTTATCATACTATTATATCGATGTTCCATCTTATCAGAATGGCCTGAGAGAACCATGCACGGGGTGACCGAGGTGGCTGCATGGAAATCACAATAAGCAAGAGAATCCAACTAGTAATAATAACACTACAAGAATTCAAACCCAGGGCTTCAATTTGAGCAAAATGGCAAGCCTATCCAACTAGAACAGTAGCACTCCAAGAAATCAACATTCAACTGCAGCATGGGAAAACTCTTTcaagtaattatatgataaccaAGCCTTGCAAACCAGGCAGCTTTGCATCAAAATATTTATCATTTGTTTTGTAATTTTTTGATCCAATGCTAAATCCACTAATCACTGTCATGCCAGTTAGAGATCGCCATCCCCTCCAGCTTCATTGTTGCTTATTTCTCCATACAGCCAAAAAATACTGTGTTTCATTCAACATGTGCATAATCCCCGACCATGTGGAGATGGAGATCCGGTACAAGCAGCAAAGATACTGGCCAGAACTGATATCAGAAGCTCGAAGACGCTTGTGAGCTCTTCCTGACATGGTAGATAGGCAACCCTTGCTACATTAATACTTACAAGCAGTAAAGATTGAAGAAGATGAGAACAAATGATCAGCCACTTCACCTTCAAAAGCCAGAACTATATAGTGACAATCTATACTCTCAACGATCAAGTCAGGAATAAAATGTTCTCCAACTGGGGAAGAAAACACAGAAAATGCATAGAACAGAAGCATTTTTTGTTGTCATAATTGACTCCCGAAACAtgcatctaattgcagttacaTAATTGTAATTATATATTGAAATAATGGAAGCATTTGAGCACAAGTGACAAGTTACTTAAGTTCCGAAAGAAGATAGTTATTTTCACTCTAGATATGTTTCCCTCTTAGAAGTGAAgaaaggtctctctctctctctctctctctctctctctgtgcagCTCAAAGGAAAAAAACTAATATACTGAAGAACAGAACTTGGAAGAGGGTGACAATTGGCATGTGTTGCAATTGTAGAACAACATTCATAAACTCTAAACTAGATTCGCACAATTGATTAATTAAACAAGCAAATTCAAATTCTCAAATAATCTTCACCCTGTCTCCAGGAAGAAATATAAATGATAAGTTCCCCTGCTCCCTCAGCGGCTTCAGTATGTTCCCCTTCATTATAGCCTACATTCACAATGATCTGCCCTCAGCCACATATTCAGAAATAGCAAGGATTCCAAAAATTCCAACATAATTATCATTTGCTCCTCAGGCTGAAAAAACATGACTTCATTATACACAGTCTAGATTGTCATGAACATTATTGCAATCATCGTTGCTAATGATGTCTGCAAAGTTAGTACATTTAGAATTTATTATCTAGTAGAAGCCACCATTCAAACTCAAAATTATCTTGCTATGTTCGCTACCTGCTCAACTTGGTAAGACCAAGGATTGCACTTTTTGATGCTCATCAGACTACACCCTATTGATGAACTCTCTGAACTATCTCTGGCTATAATCTCAATTCTTGTGTTTCTAAAGCACAAATTTACGCTGACACCTGCCTCCCAGTCTGTGATTCTATTCAAGAACTACATATATTTATCTACATTTTGTATATCCTTGCCAGGACCTAAACTAGATGCACATTGTAATGCTTCCAGTTCTTCTGATAGTTTATAGAAGTTTATCCAGAGATCCTATTAGTTGCATGCCCACGAACAGATCTTCGCTCAGCCACAAACATTGTATCTGTAAAACTACAATTCAGAGTACAAGGAAGGTGTCCCTGAAAACTCGCGGTGGAAAGTAAATTGGGATTGCCTTAAAAAAGAGAAAGACATAATGAATAGTACTTAGGAGCAAGTAAGCAGAAAGCAAATTGCTGGCTTACTCAAAAGCACGGACAAAAATCAATCCAATTTTAAGCTACTGGCTGTGAAATGAAGCAGCTCTTCCACACAGACAGTCAAGAAAGATTTGTTTAGGCTGATTTAAGTCCTAGAATGCCCATGGAAAGTACTGAATGGGAAAAGGTAGAATTACCTCCAACTTCTCTAAAGCTTGAGCAGCACAAGTGGATAACTGAGGTCCGTAATGATAACCTGCCATGACCAAAGAGTTCTCCATGTCACAACATTGAAAAGAAAGAACATTTAGATTGCACTCCATAAAAGAAGTTACACTATGATCCTCCTACTCCATAACCTATACTAGCAAGGTACAGGTGTAGAAGAACATAAAATACATCTATTTAGTAACAAAGACTAGCACTTGCACGGCATCAAGATAACATTGGACATCCAGACAAGTTACTGAATGGTATAGCATTTCAAATCCTCTTGAAGATTAAAAGAGATGTAAAGGAGTATCTTTGTTGCTTGCAAGATCTCAAGAATATTAACTTGTTGATAATGACCATTAACACAATTACTTTCTGACTTGGTTAAATCATATAAGATTTGTCAGTTTATGGACAGCTACAGTTACAGATTACAGTTAGATAGGACCCAATAAGGATCTTAAAAGAATATATAATTACATGATCAAAGATACTGGTATTGCCACTCTCCAAACCCACTGGAATTCTCCTACATGCCTTGATGATAATTAGAGATATCAATGAAGCAATAAAAGGTAATGGTGGGGCATTGCAGTCCAACCTTAACAAATGTGCTAACAAAAATTATCTGGAAGCACATTCTATCTATCTTCTACTTGTGTTGCTTTTTCCAACAATACTGGGGACTCATCTTTCTAGATTCCAAAATTTGCAAACATAATATTCTACCCTCTTCTCATTCAACCTTGTTGATATGAAACAGTCCCAGAATTCCTCTCCTTAGCTTATCTTGGGTGTGGATTCTAAATAGTCTCCCTTGATATCATCTCCATAATTAACTCAACTTTCTACCACATTGATTTTGGTACCATATCAAGTTTCATCATCCAGAGAAGCTTGTCTTAATAAGAAAACCACTATTGCACATAGATAGAATTCATGCAAAACGTAGTAGTCAAACAGTGGACTGAAAGATGACCTGGTTCTGTCATTATGGTTGGCAAGTAGGATTCATGCAAGATGGATAAGTAAAAACTGTGCAACTCTGAAAACCCACAATTATCATTAACTAAACATACGAGGCATACAGAGTCAATCCTAAATAACATATTTACTTGCCAATAGTACGAATTACTATGGTAGCCATTACATGACTCCTGACTCTACCAAGCAATCATTACATTTATGTTTAATATGATCCAGATTATGAAAACTAAATCAGTGAAAAcccatgaaagaaaaaaatcttgaaGCTCAAAGCCGCATTCTAAATAAGCAACAGCACAAGAAAAAATAACGGAAACATGTTTATGCTTACACGAATTCAGATGTGACATTTTACATTCAACATTTGACACTAATGTATTATGAGTTCGTATAAGATGAGCAAGTTGCGTTTGTCTCTTCATAGGTCAAAACTGGCACAAATGAAAACCTCCTTTAAGAATGATCCCAAATATAGATTTAAATCttacagagagaaagagagtaaAACTTAAAACATTAATTGTCACAGACAGCCAAGACAATGACTTGATAACCTATGCCTCTCAGTCACATAAAGTCTTTAACAATGATGCAATGCCTAATCATGACAGAACAATATTGCTGACTTCATAGAGAACATTATATGCCCAGATGATGAGCTTCCTACAACTGTCAAGTAGTGTCACTAGCAGGATTCCATAGATTTTTcaattatatttaattataataatagGAAATCTCTTGAAAAGATGGAACCTCAAcataatttaataaaagaactccaCCGTTCATTGGTAATCCTAGTTGGAATTAGCATATGCTGTAACATCATGATCATCATTAAGATAAATTCATTGGTAAAAAACCTGCAACAAGATCATGCTCTCTAGATTGATCATACAGCCACGACTAGACACAGTGAATTATTGGATATACCAAAGATTCTGCATGCACCACATGTTGTTGGCGCAGATCTAATTAGAGGATCTGTATGAGTTTACTAGAGGATTTGTGGAGAAGTCTGTCCTAAATCTgctacttttgttttctttttctacttctccatcattttctttttgtgtGGTGGTTTGTTTTTTTGGAAGGGAGGGGAGTTGGTAAACCTTCATATCTTTTAAAATGTTAAAGAAAAGTTGTATGAGATTGATTAGAATTGCTGTTGGGGTAAATCACAACCCAAAGGAAAAAAATCAGATAAGAGttttctacaaaaaaaaaagaaaaatcctatATGCATAGACAGCCAAAAATTTCTTTCCAATAAGTAGCAAACCACATCTCCGAGGAATAATTAGCATAACGGTTATATTCCATAGTGTGCAACCATCACAACTGAAAGAACAAGCCTCTTGCATCACAATGGAGCAGTGCAGGACTTAAACAATGAGTCGCGTGCAATACTCCCCAATTCCAATTGGGTGCATGCACGTAATTTACCAAATCCTAGAAAAGAATGCCATTAAGCATCCGGTAAAAACGAAAAAATGTTCTGCTATCTCTATCTCCCTCTCTCAAATTTATGTTCCCAGTTAACCTTTCTAAGATTCACCTACATCTCCTTCATATATTCaaatattacaaaaaaaataaaaagtaaaattatAGATTTAGTTGTCCAAAGGTAATTCTCATAACAGAGACAAAACAGATTAAACTGAAAAAACTATGTTCAAACTCTGCATTTGAAGTTTCCATAAAATATACAAAAAAGCTATCACCTGCTATTAAAAAGAGGTAAAAATATTCATGTCCATCATAACATACAGGGAAATAAAAGCATCAAAATATCCTGCTAATATAGCTAAAATCATCATAACATATTAAGTTTCCATCAAGTCCAAGCAGAAAAGCATTTTAATGGTACAAGATAATGTCACAGTGTATCATGTAACAGATCTTATAACAATTCTAGATATAACATTCGTGCAATGCTTGGAACCAAGtagaaaatgaacctgcaagtTAAACAAACTATAAAGCTAAACTATCAAAGTATCAGAAACAAACACAGTGAAGAAATTATGATGGTTACACTTACACTGATCTATGCAGAAAGCCTTTGTAGCTTCCGGAGGTGCTTGACAGCTGAAGAAACAGTGGAGATCTTCCTGCCCTTCTTGACGGAGTTGGCCTTCACCTTGATCTTTTTAACTGTGGGAGGGGTCTCTTTAATAGGGCCAGGAGGAATACCTTTCTTCAGTGCACTACCTCTCGGGGTAGCAGATGGTGGCAATCTCAAACTCTGGGGAGGCAAAGGACTGTGAGGCTTCCACACCAAGTTGCTCTTCATTGAAAACCGAACCTTCTTTGCACTCTTCTCTCCGCTCTTTCCAGCTATGCTGTCTCCATTAACATCAGTTCCACTAACAGTGGCCTTCCCCTCTGCACTCTttgctctttttctcttcttaggCACAGTATCAGTAACCAGTTTTGCTGGCAGAGCATTCAATCTTTCGCCATCATTTGCCAAGCCAGCTTCAGCAGCAGCTTTCTCGAACTGCTTCTGAAGATTTGAGATTACacattcatcaaaattaatcaagTCATGCGTTTCTGCAGCATCCCCATTAATATTCCCACCATTAGCAAGATCATTAAGCTCACTCAATGGTTTGGCATCATTAATTTCTGTAGTTGAATCCAAAGACTTCTTCTTTTTGgacttattctttttctgagtaCCATCCAAtgctttctttgttttcttcttctccttttttttcttcttcttgagtgGCTGATCGTCTGAAGCCCCATCACCATTTCCCATGTCCACGTCAACTTGTTCAGAGTTATCTGAGAACATGGGCTCGGGCACCTTCACTGAATTCCCATTTGCCAGATGCTGGACTGAGATATGAACTCCGGATTTCTCTAAATCCTTCTCCAATTTGAGAAAACCTTCATGCAAACCAAACAGGACTTTCCTATTGCCCTGAAGTGTCTCAGAAGCCGAAGCAGAGTCGAAGAACCTCTTCGAAAAGCTCAACACCAAAGGAATTTTTCCAAATTTCTCGGCGTCACTGCCAGACTCCACTTGATTTCCAGCCTTCTCAACATCCAATAGCTTCACACCGTTCTGGAGCAAGCGCTCGAAAACATTCACCTTGATCTTGTTCGCCAAGACCTTATCAGTAGACTTCTCC
This is a stretch of genomic DNA from Phoenix dactylifera cultivar Barhee BC4 chromosome 9, palm_55x_up_171113_PBpolish2nd_filt_p, whole genome shotgun sequence. It encodes these proteins:
- the LOC120111846 gene encoding probable xyloglucan endotransglucosylase/hydrolase protein 23, translated to MASSLCSNAGNFLLFLALASHLASVSFAGNFYQDVDITWGDGRAKILNNGELLTLSLDKSSGSGFQSKKEYLYGKIDMQIKLVSGNSAGTVAAYYLSSQGAAHDEIDFEFLGNLSGDPYVVHTNVYTQGKGNREMQFYLWFDPTMDFHTYSLLWNPKHVVFYVDGTPIREFKNRESAGMAYPKNQAMKVYSSLWNADDWATRGGLVKTDWSKAPFTASFRNLNAMGCVWASGASSSSCSSVNNTWMWQEFDSASLQRLRWVQENYMIYNYCTDVKRFPQGLPPECSMS
- the LOC120103658 gene encoding LOW QUALITY PROTEIN: ribosomal RNA processing protein 1 homolog (The sequence of the model RefSeq protein was modified relative to this genomic sequence to represent the inferred CDS: deleted 1 base in 1 codon), whose translation is MVMEAPLSGTAIAKRLASCNKSTRDRAVRALTSWLPQQLDAAVSDGDLLKIWKGLFYCVWHSDKLPVQIDLTNRLAYLLEALAAPLAARYFEAFILTVRREWAGIDFLRLDKFYLLIRRFLRHLFLLLRKNAWDLDLSARLIGILSEKSLLAADKYPAQGVSYHFAEIFLDEIKEFLPLAVETLDVLLKPFLSVLEKSTDKVLANKIKVNVFERLLQNGVKLLDVEKAGNQVESGSDAEKFGKIPLVLSFSKRFFDSASASETLQGNRKVLFGLHEGFLKLEKDLEKSGVHISVQHLANGNSVKVPEPMFSDNSEQVDVDMGNGDGASDDQPLKKKKKKEKKKTKKALDGTQKKNKSKKKKSLDSTTEINDAKPLSELNDLANGGNINGDAAETHDLINFDECVISNLQKQFEKAAAEAGLANDGERLNALPAKLVTDTVPKKRKRAKSAEGKATVSGTDVNGDSIAGKSGEKSAKKVRFSMKSNLVWKPHSPLPPQSLRLPPSATPRGSALKKGIPPGPIKETPPTVKKIKVKANSVKKGRKISTVSSAVKHLRKLQRLSA